In the genome of Deinococcus yavapaiensis KR-236, one region contains:
- the cysC gene encoding adenylyl-sulfate kinase: MSDASGRVVWLTGLSGAGKTTLARAVERELMTRGVPVEVLDGDAVREHLSKGLSFTREDRDTNVRRIAFVAGLLAKHGVTVLVSAISPYRDTRDAVLAELPNAVEVFVDAPLDVVTARDVKGLYEKALRGEISHFTGVSDPYEAPLAPSVHVKTHEVTVEEGVALVVESLGVERELAVV; this comes from the coding sequence GTGAGCGACGCGTCGGGGCGAGTCGTGTGGCTCACGGGCCTCTCGGGCGCGGGCAAGACGACCCTCGCCCGCGCCGTGGAGCGCGAGTTGATGACGCGCGGCGTGCCGGTGGAGGTGCTCGACGGAGACGCCGTGCGCGAACACTTGTCCAAAGGTCTCTCGTTCACCCGCGAGGACCGCGACACCAACGTGCGGCGCATCGCGTTCGTGGCGGGCCTTCTCGCGAAGCACGGCGTGACGGTGCTCGTGAGCGCCATCAGTCCTTACCGCGACACGAGAGACGCCGTGCTCGCCGAGCTTCCGAACGCCGTGGAGGTGTTCGTGGACGCGCCGCTCGACGTGGTGACCGCGCGGGACGTGAAGGGCTTGTACGAAAAGGCCTTGCGCGGCGAGATTTCGCACTTCACGGGAGTCAGCGATCCGTACGAGGCGCCGCTCGCTCCGTCGGTGCACGTCAAGACCCACGAAGTGACGGTCGAGGAAGGCGTGGCGCTCGTC